The segment CGTCTACCTACTTCAGTGACAAGTCCCACTTTTCCGTGATAACGTCTGTGTGGCAGTCCTTTGTGTTGTGATGAGTCAATTTGGACTAGTGCCCTATCACCAACGTTGTACTCTCTTAGTAAGAAAGATACTCCACGAGGACCTTTTTTTGTCATTACTGATCTAGATTTATGCTTAAATCCGTGTGAACGACCAGATGTCTTTTTAGTTGCCATATTAAAAAAATCACTTGTTTGCCCTTATTTTAAGACTAGTATGAAATTTGGCAGAAATTTGTATTAAAGAAATGAAAAGAGGAGGGGAAATGAGACTATTTCAAATCAGTTGAGTCAGAATCTACTGGTTCTGCGCTAACTTCAGGAGTTTCTGGAGCTTCTTTAGGCTCAGAATCTACTGGTTCTGCGCTAACTTCAGGAGTTTCTGGAGCTTCTTTAGGCTCAGATTTCTTTGTAGTCTTCTTTTTCTTTGTTGTATCTTCTGGGTCTATTACACCGGCTTCGCCTAGTGCAAAGATAACATCCATTTCAGGATGATGTGGACTATCGACCATTCTTGCAATTCTCTTTTTACCTGATTTTTTCAAGTAGACACGGTATGTGCTTGTGTGTGCAACTACATTACCTCCAACAGGTTTTGTTGGGTCACCAAACATCTGGTCAGGAGAAGACATTACTTGGTTTGTTGCAATTGCAGCAACGTTATAGGTTTCAGCCAATCTAACTAACAAATGAACGAATTTGTTTAGTTTTTGTTGACGTGTTGCAAGAGTACCTCTTCCAAGGTATTCAGATCTAAATAGACCAACTGCAGAATCTGCTACTATTAGTTGTATGTTGTGTTCTTTGATTAAAGTACTGGCTTCCTCAAGAATAAGAATTTGATGAGAACTGTTGTATGCTCTTGCAACAATAATGTTGTCAAGAACTTTCTCAGGATCCATTCCATTTGCTTGTGCAATTGAAACTATTCTTTCAGGTCTAAAGGTATTTTCACTATCGATGTATAATACACCACCTTCAAGACCGCCTTCTTGT is part of the Candidatus Nitrosopelagicus brevis genome and harbors:
- a CDS encoding 50S ribosomal protein L21 gives rise to the protein MATKKTSGRSHGFKHKSRSVMTKKGPRGVSFLLREYNVGDRALVQIDSSQHKGLPHRRYHGKVGLVTEVGRRHVVLDVKLGEKSKTLITRLDHIKPFGV
- the radA gene encoding DNA repair and recombination protein RadA, with product MTEEITLESLAGVGPVTTRKLNDAGIHNIMDLVVRGPVEIAELTSMDIDTAGKLVEKAREGLVEGGLIQKDFVSANELYKKRQTIGKITTATEALDTLFAGGIETQALTEVYGEFGCGKTQFCHTMCVQVQKSKQEGGLEGGVLYIDSENTFRPERIVSIAQANGMDPEKVLDNIIVARAYNSSHQILILEEASTLIKEHNIQLIVADSAVGLFRSEYLGRGTLATRQQKLNKFVHLLVRLAETYNVAAIATNQVMSSPDQMFGDPTKPVGGNVVAHTSTYRVYLKKSGKKRIARMVDSPHHPEMDVIFALGEAGVIDPEDTTKKKKTTKKSEPKEAPETPEVSAEPVDSEPKEAPETPEVSAEPVDSDSTDLK